One Sphingomicrobium sp. XHP0239 DNA segment encodes these proteins:
- a CDS encoding CopD family protein has protein sequence MDQLVGWMGVAAIWAKAAHVIFVIFWIAGLFILPRYFVHHHETTPGSAEDRAWIEREDRAYTIILGPAMIITWLLGLGLALNGGYFSAGWFHAKLLLVVLLTGYQGWIGAFRRKLAAGKRPFEGKTLRLLNEVPGIFTILIVILAVVRPF, from the coding sequence ATGGATCAGCTGGTCGGCTGGATGGGGGTCGCGGCCATCTGGGCCAAGGCGGCGCACGTCATCTTCGTCATTTTCTGGATCGCGGGTTTGTTCATTCTGCCGCGCTATTTCGTCCATCATCACGAGACCACGCCGGGCAGCGCCGAGGACCGTGCCTGGATCGAGCGCGAGGACCGCGCCTATACGATCATCCTCGGCCCCGCGATGATCATCACCTGGCTCCTGGGGCTGGGTCTGGCGCTCAACGGCGGCTATTTCTCGGCCGGCTGGTTCCACGCGAAGCTGCTGCTGGTCGTCCTGCTGACGGGTTATCAGGGCTGGATCGGCGCCTTTCGCCGAAAGCTCGCCGCGGGCAAACGTCCGTTCGAGGGCAAGACGCTTCGGCTGCTCAACGAAGTGCCGGGAATCTTCACGATCCTGATCGTCATTCTCGCGGTGGTCCGCCCCTTCTGA